The Sorangiineae bacterium MSr11954 DNA segment TTCCAGACGTTCGCGCCCGACGAGGTCGATCCCTTGCGCGTGAACTACACGGGGGCGAGCATCATCACGCTCGCCGATGGCCACCAGATGTTCGGCGAGGACTCCGGCTACATCCGTTTGAGCCTGAACGGCGACGCCGTCTTCGAGACCACCGTCCATGTGAACGACGGCGCCGATCCCGTCGACGGCGACTTCGGGATCCTCATCGCGAACGGCTTACTGAACTTCACGACCGGCGCCGGCGACGGCTCCTACATCGGGGCGTACTGCCGCTCGAAGCGCAAGAAGCTCACGAGCGGCTGCGAATCTTCTCGGTAGGCTCGAGCCCGGCGGCCTCGCGCGCGGCGCTCTTGGTGGCCGCGAAGAGCATGCGGCCCGAGCGCGTAAAGGCGCAGCCCAGACCGATGAGGAGCCAGACGAGGGCGGCCCCCACGGTGGTGATCAGGCCCCACGCGATCACGGTCGCCTCGGCGGCCCGCGGATCGCCGCCGACGTGCCCTGCGAAGAACGCCACCTGCGCCATCTGCGCCGGACCGAGACCTTGCACCGAAATGGGCGCCCCCGTGACGACCAGGAGCGCGGGGACGTACACGAGCAGCGAGGCCAGCGGCACCGAAATGCCGAAGCAATGAAGGGTGGCCACTTGGCTGGCGAAGACCACCACCATGGGCGGCGTGCGCACCGCAAAGGTAAACGCGTGCCCGCCCACGCCGAGCTCGAACAGCTGCGCGAACGCCCTGCGCCGCGCCACCACCGCGGGCTTGGCCGCGACCAGCACGAGGTACACGGCGGCGCCGAGCAAGGTGAACGTCACCACCCGCCCGGAGAGCGACGAGACCTCGCTTTGCCCCAGCGCGAACCCCAACCCCGCCATGGCAATCAGCTGGATGATCGCGATCACGGTGAGCAGCAGCATGACTTGGACCGTGCGCGCCAGCGGGGTGCCGCGGCGAAACATCATGAGCCCCGTGGCGGCCATCCCCAAGGTCGGCGAGATGGCGTCGAACAGGTACGTGGCCCCCCGCAGGCACCACATTTCATAGAATGTAATGGGGGTGCCAAAGCGGCGAAAGACGATGGCGCTCGTCAACGAGTCGCCGACCCAGCCGGCGAAGGCCGTGAGCACGATGATGGGAAATATCCACGGGCTGGCGCGGCCCACGGCGGCGGCCAGAACGGCGCGCCCGCTCTCGTCGCGAAAAGGCCAGAGCAGCATGACGCATACGACGATGCTGACCAGCCACGGCAAAACCCTCTGGGCAACATGACGTACGCGCATATCGAGCCATTCGCGCGGGAGCGCAGGAGCCTCGAGGCCCGGAGCGCGCCCGCTTCGCTCATTGTCTCACTCGGACTCGGGCGCGGCAATCGCCGCGAGCTGGGCTCGCTCCCGAAGGACGCTCTTCGTGGCGGCAAACAGGGTGCGCCCCGTGCGCGTGAAGGCGCACCCCACCCCGATGAGGAACCACACCAGGGCGTGCCCCACGGTCGTGGTGAGACCCCAAGCGATCACCGTCGCCTCCGCCACCCGCGGATCACCGCCGACATGCCCCGCAAAGAACGCGACCTGGGCGAGCTGCGCCGGGCCGATGCCTTGCACCGAGATGGGCGCCCCCGTCACGACCACGATGGCCGGGATGTAAACGAGGAGCGGCGCAAACGGCACCGCGATTCCAAAACAATACAACGTCGCCATCTGCCCCGCGAACATGGCCACCATGTTCGGCGTGCGCGCGGCGAAGGCGAAGGCATGCCCGCCCACGCCGATCTCGAACAGCTGCGCGAAGGCTCTTCGCCGCGCCACGAAGGGTGGCTTGACCGCGACCAGCACGAGGTACACGCCCGCGCCGAGCAAGGTGAGCATCACCACCCGCCCGGAGAGGTTCGAGACCTCGCTCTGGCCGAGCAGCAGGCCCAGCCCGGCCACGGCGACGAGCTGGATCATGAACACCACGGTCATCAGCAAAATGACTTGGACCGTGCGCGCCAGCGGGGTTCCGCGGCGGAACATCATGACCCCCAGCGCCGCCTGCCCCAGCACCGGGGTGATGGCGTCGAACAGGTATGTCGCGCCGCGGGTCAGGCAGGCCTCACGAAACGAGATATCCGTGCCGAAGCGGCGAAACGTCACGGTGGTCGTCCACGAGTCGGTGATCCAAGCCGCCGCCGCCGAGAGGACGATGATGGGAAATGTCCACGGGCTGGCGCGGCCCACCGCGCTGGCCAAGACCGCCCGCCCGCCCTCGTCGCGAAAAGGCCAGAGCAGCGCCACGCACACGCCGACGCTGACCACCCACGGGAGAACCCTCTGAGCCACGTCACGTACGCGCATCGCCGGCTCTTTCCTATTTTCAACCCGCCAAGGTGCGGAGGCGCCGGACCGCGCGCTCCTTGGCCTCGCGGACGATGGCCCTCGGGTTGGTGAAGACGCCCCACGCATAACCGTTGGGGCACGTGGGGCAATTCATATTGAACATATCGCGCGCCAAGGTGCGATGGCGCTCCGAGTTCACGATCTTGCTCAGCGGCGCCTCGCGCACATTGCCGATCGGCGAGACCGCGAAGCACCCGGGGTACACATTGCCGAGCGAGTCGATGTACACCATGGCGTAGCCCACGCCGCACGAGACGCGCGGCCGGTCGATGCTCGGATCCTCGCGCTTCAAATACCGTCGGATGTACTCCACGCCCTCGTGGGTGAGCAGCGGATCGATGCCGGCCGAGTGCTGCAGGTGGTGGTGCACCTCGTCGATCAGCCCATCGATGTCCGGCGGGGCGAGCTTGTCGCCATCGTAATCGGCGTCGCCCGTGAAGTACTGCACGTTGTCCAAGAACTGCAAGTGGACCACGGCCCGGTACTCCTCGCAGAGCGCGAGGATCTTGCCGAGATCCCCCGCGCTATGCCGCGACGCCACCATGGCGAGCTCGATCTCCAACTTCGGAAAGCGCGTGCTGCGAAGCTCGCGCAGGGCGTCGAGGGCGGCGATGTTCTTCTTCCACGCCCCCGGCACCCCCCGCTGCGTCTCGTGGTTGGTGCCGACCCCGTCGCACGAGATGGCCACGCGCCCCACCCCCGCCTCGAGCAGCTCGGTGAGCCGCTCCTTGTCCGCCAGGGACGCGTTGGTCGTCACTTGAATCATGACGAAGCCATTTTTGGCCGTCTGGCGCACGATCTCGGCGAGATCCGAGCGCAGCAAGGGTTCGCCGCCCGTAAAGTTGACCTGCGCGATCCCCAGCTCGCGCAGCTCCCGCGTCACCCGCTGGATCTCGGCCGTCTCGAGCTCGTTCGGCGTATGCCGGTGCCAGAACGAGCACATCACGCATTTGTAATTGCAATTCTGCGTGACCATGATGCTCGAATAGACGGGGTGAATCGGTATGGCCCGGAGCACCCCCTCCGACGAGCGCCCGATCATCAGCCCCGCCAAGGTCAACCACTGATTGTTGACCGCTCTCTTGAAATACCCGTCGCCGTGCTTCTCCATGTGCTTTCTTCCGGCTATTTCGTGGGGATACGAGCTCAGGAAACGAAGAAGGGATCACCGCCAGGGCGCCAGGACCGCCAAAGAATTGGGAGTGAATTTTTACTTCTTCTCTTTTGGCGACCCTGGCGCCCTGGCGGTTGATCCGCGTCTCGGGCGGTGATTCGCGTCTCCGGCGGTTGATTCGTTCGTCTCGGCCTACGACAGCGACTTCAGAATTCCGCGCAAGAGGGGCTTCGGCAGATGAAATTGGACCTTGGCCGCCTGGTTGGCCAAATCGAGCGCCAAGCCCGGCACCCGATCGAGCTCCTTGAGCGAATCGTCCAGCGCGTCGCCCGCGCGATCGATCTCCTCGCGCGTGACGATCAGCGGGGGGAAGAAGCGCATGACGGGGCGCGGGGTCATGGGGTTGGTCGAGAGCCCGGTGACGACCCTTCGCTTGAGCATTTGAAGCCACACGGCGTTCTCCACCATGTTGTTTCGAAGCTGAATGCCGGTCATCAAGCCGATGCCCGGCGCGCCCAATCCCAACTTGGGATAGGCCCGCGAGGCCTGCGCCAGGCGCTGCTGCAGGTACGGGCCGATCTCCGCCGCGCGCTGCACCAGCCCCTCGTCGAGGATCACCGACAAGGCCTCCGACGCCACCGCGCACGCCAGGGGCGATCCGCCCGTATCGCTCATATAGAGCAGCGGATCGGCCGCGGACAGCTCGGCCACCTCGTTGGCGATGGAGTCACGCACCACCGCCGCGGCCATCGATACGTGCCCGCCCGTGAACCCCTTCGAGAGGATGAGCACGTCGGGGACGATGTCGTCGTGCTGGAACGCGAACATCTTCCCGGTGCGCCCGAAGCCAGTTTGCACCTCGTCGCAGACGAAGACCGTGCCCGTGCGGCTGCACATCTCACGCACCTCCGCCAGGTACCCCCGCGGCGGCGTGGTGATGAACCCTCCCCCGAGCACCGGCTCGAGGAGCACGGCCGCGGCACCATCCCCGATGGCCTCCTTCATGGCGCCCACATCGCCGTAAGGGACGAAGCGCACGTCGGCCCAAATCGGCTCGAAGGGCTTTCGCAGATAGTCTTGCCCGGTCACCCCCATCGCGCCCACGGTCTTGCCGTGGAAGCCGTGGTGCACGGCCACGAACCGCGTTCGCTTGGGGTTGCGGAGCGAGGCGATGCGCAGCGCGATCTCCACCGCCTCCGAGCCGCTCCCGCACAAGAACAGCCGCTTCAAATCGCCGGGCAAGAGCTTTCCGAGCTTGGTCGACAGCTCCGCGGCCGCCTCGTGAATGGCCAGCTGCGGCGCGGTGGCCAGCTTGTCGAGCTGGCGCAGCATCACGGCCTGGACGCGCGGGTTGGTGTGGCCGATGCTGAAGACCCCGTAGCCGCAGGCGAAGTCGAGGAACTCCTGCCCGCGATCGTCGTAGACGCGCGTACCGTGCGATCGCGATTCGACGGGGCACTTGGCCATGTCGAACAGGAGCGCGAGCGTGGGATTGTAGTGTGCGTCGTAAATGCGACTGATTTGCTCGTGGTTCAAAGTTGCACTCCCGCGCCGACACCGTTCATCGGCGCCTTCTCGTTCAAGACCGCATCGAGGGCCGCGTCCAGCGCCGCGAGCCCGGTCTGAAGCTCGCTCTCCGACACCGTGAGCGGCGCCCGCACCGCCACGTGCCCGGCGTTCACGGAGGGATCGGGCGCGAACACCCGCACCATCACGCCGCGCGCGAGGGCCGCCCGCTGCAGCGCGCGCGCCGTCTCGGTGCCGCCCGCCAAGGTGATGCTGCCGAAGAGCCCCTGGCCGCGCGCCCGCGTGACCACCCCCGGGTAGCGCTCGGCGAGGCTGGTGAGGTGGCGCTGGAGCTTTTGCCCCAAGATGGCCGCCTTCCCGGCCAGCCCCTCCTGCTCGATGATCTCCAAGGTCGTCAAGGCGGCCGTGCACGCCGTCGGGTTGCCGCCGGTGGTGTTGGCGTGGAGCAACGGATCGCGCTTGTCGTAGACTTTGTCGTTGATGGCGCGCGTGGTCACGTAGCCGCCGATGGAGAGCATGCCGCCGCCCAGGACCCCGGCGAGCACCATGATGTCCGGCACCACGCCGTCGTGGTCCACGCCGAACATCTTTCCGGTGGGCCCGAGCCCGGTGATCGTCTCGTCCGCGATGAGCAGCGCCCCCACGTCGGTGCAGCGGCGCCGCACCGCGCGCAGATAGCCGGCGGGCGGCACCGCCACCTCGGTCGCCAGCTGCACCGGCTCGAGGATGACCGCGGCCACCGACTCGTCGACCGCGCGCTCCATGGCCCCCACGTCGCCGAACGGCACCCACGAGGCCTGCACCGGACGGCGCGCTGGATCGCGCATGGGGTAGCGCAATTTCTCGATGCCCGACACGGCCAGCGCGCCCGTGGTGGCGCCGTGGTAGCCGCCGATGGCGGAGACCACGCGCGTGCGTTTGCGGTGGTAGCCCTTGACGAGCTTCAGCGCGCCCTCCACCGCCTCGGCGCCTGCATTTCCAAAGAAGGAAACGGCCAGATCGCCCGGCGTCACTTGGGCGATGCGCTCGAGGAGCCTCGCCAGAGGTACGCTGTAGAACACGCGCGACGACAGCGGCATCTTGCGCACTTGCTCTTTTACGGCTTCCAGAATGCGCGGGTGGCCGAACCCAAACCCGCCCGAGGCCAAGTCGACGAGCTCTCGCCCGCTCTTGGTCTGAACGGTCGCACCCCGCGCCGAAACGGCCACCTCGGCGTCGAGCGCGAGCAGGCCGCGGGCGAGCTGCGGCGGCATCCCAGTCGAATAAGCTTCCCTGACGTCGTCGAGCATCGAAATCTACCTCACTTCCAAGTGGGCCGGCGTTGCCTGGATGGATCGTCGCTCGGCCATGTATTGGCCCGCGGCGAGGCCGAGCAGCTCGTTTGCACACGAGCGAACGGCGTCGTAGCGAGCAAGCTCGGACTTTGCTTTCTGCGCTGCTTGCTTGTACGAAGGCTCTTTGAAAATGCGCCCCACGGCCGCGCGCAGGTTCTCGGCCGAGAGCTTCTTCTTGTCGATGCGAATACCACAGTTGCGCTCCACCAGCCGCTGCGCGAAGTCCAGGTGCTCGTGGTTGAGCGGCACGGCCACCGCCGGCACGCCGCGCGCGAGCCCCATCATCGTGGTGCCTGCCCCGCCGTGGTGCACGAGCACGTCGGCGCGCGGGATCATCATCGAGTTGGGCAGAAAGCTCTCCACGATGAAGTTGTCCGGGGGCTTCGGCAAGCGCGAGGCGACATAATCGTCTTTGTACGCGCCCACGCTCACCACCACCGTGTAAGGCTGGTCTCCGAGCGCCTCCATGATGGTGGTGTAAAAGTCGATCTCCATGCGGTTCGATAGGGTGCCGATGGTGGCGTAGACGAGCGGCCGATCCGAAGGGATGCGCTCGAGCGACCGAGGCGGCGCGTAGTCTCGAGGCTTGTCCCAACAGTACGGCCCCACGAAGCGCACGTGCGCCGGCCACGACGCGCGCGGCGGCTCGAACTCGGGCGCCACGAACAAGAGATAGAGGTGCGGCGAGACCGGGGTCGCGAAGAGCGCGTCCTCGATGGCGGGCAGCCCCGCGCGCACGCGCGCCTCGTTGATGACGTCGTCCAGGGACATACGGAACTTGCGCATTCCCCACTTCATCGCCTTGTTGCGCATGCGCTCCAGGCCCGACTCCGGCGGCGAGAGCCCCATGGTCCATGGCAAGCTGTCGTCGGACTCCACGAAGCCCGTGTGCACGGAGAACGTCGCCCAGGGGACCCCGAGCTTCTCCGAGGCCATGGCGCCGGCGAGCACTTGATCTTTGACCCACACCGCCGACGGATCGTACTTCTGGAACACCGGAATGGCGTACTTCAGCCAGTGCTCGTAATAAGGAATCAAGTAATCGCGAAACAGCGACTGGAACGCCCGGTACTCCAACAGGAAATTCTTGGGCGTCGGCACCTTCCCCGGCAGCTTCAGCGGCGGCGCGGACACCTCCAGCACGTCGAGGCCCTCGTCGCGTAGGATCTGCGCCGCGTCCAGGGCCGGGATGATGTCGTTGGAGCGGTTGATGAACCCGTGAAAATCGAAGACCGCGAACTTGACCTCGTGACCGCGCGAGGCGAGCTCGCGGGCCACGGGGATGGTGCACCCGAGCGGCCCCCACGAATCCGCAATAATGAACAAAAAGCGGAATCTGCTCATGACTTCACACTCTGTACATTGGTTTGACCATCGTCCAGCAACGCCGATGCTTTGTCGGGAAGAATGTTCTCCGGAATGATCGTCTGCGTATACAAAGCCAGGAGCATGAGACACAAGATGATCGCCAGCGCGTGATCCACGCGCACCACGCCGGCGATGAGGGCGGGAAAGGACAAGCACTCGGCGATGCGCCCCGCTTGCAGCGCGCTGTAGCCCACCTTCGCGCTCGGCTCCTCGTAGAGGCGCAGACGGCTCCAGATGGTCAGGGCGCAGGCCGGAACCAGCGGGATGAGCGCCCCCGCGTGTGCCCAGCCGATGACCACCGATCCCGCCTGCACCGCCATGCCCGCCACGCCGCACACCAAGGCCACCGCGATGGCCGGCTTGGGGCCGATCACCACGGGCAGGACCCGCTCTTGCTCGGACGTCTCCCAGAGATCCTTGAACGACCCCACCACGTTCATGTTGATGTCGCCCAAGAAGATCCCCGCGGCCGAGATCCACGCGAGCGGCAGCACCTGCCCATGAACGATGAGGGAGCCGTAAAGGGGTGTCAGGGCCAGCGCCCCCGGCATCATCAAATGATGAAGCACCGTGTGCTTCTTCAACGCCGAGTATTTGCGCGTGAGCGCGAAGGCCCCGAACACGGGGAGCACGGCCATCGGCTCGAGGGCCAAGCTCACCACCGCTAGGATGACGGCCAACAAATGGCCGCCGAAGAGGACGCTCGACGACTTCAGCTTTCCGCTGGGAATGGGGCGAAAGGGCGCGTGCGTGGCGTCCGACGCTCGATCCTCGTAGTCATTGAAGGACTGCGTCGAGGCCGAGCCTACGATCGCAGCGAAGATGACCACCAGGAATCGAAGCGTCGGCTCGACCGGCGCAGCATAGGCGCCCGCCAACATTCCACATAGCGGAATGGGGACGTTGTAAATTCGAACCAGGTCGAACCACGACCGCGCCCACTGCCCTGGGCCGGGGCGCGACTCGTGCACCAACGGCCCATTCACCAGCGGACTGCTCAATGTGCGGATTCCGCGTCAGCGAAACGCGAGGGCATGCCGCGCATTTCTTTGAGGATGATTTCGGGCGTCTTGAGCTGGAGCATCAGGCGGAACAGATGCCCGCGGAGCTTGATTTTGCCCATCATCACCGCGGTCAGGATATCGTACTTGCCCGCCAGGATATCTTTCCACACGGGGTACTTGCCCAGGAGCGTGAACGTCGCCTGCTTCTTGCCCGCTTCGTCCGTCAGGTGAACGTCCTTGATGGTGCCGCCCGTCGGATCGAGCGCGATGTTCACGTCGCTCGCCAGCTGGCCGGGCTCCGCCATGATGGACATGACGAGCGTGCCCTTCCAGTTCTCGCTCGAATCGCGGTAATCGGTCCGCGCGTTGAGCCGATTGGCGAGCTCCTGCGCCCACTCGAGGGACGGAAATGCGAAAGTACTAGATTCCATCTTTTTCCCTCACCTCTATTGAACGAAGCCCGACTCTTCGAGCTGGCTCTTCTCGACCGAGTTTTTGAGCGCCTGTTTGAACGCGTACTCGTAGGCCTCGCGCGACGAGGCATCGAGCTCGCGGTAGCTGGCGAGCGAAGCACCCAGCGCCTGGCCGACCCGCACCAGATCCTCGTGCCGGGCGTTGAGCGCGGGGCTGATTCGAATCATGTCGATGCGATTCAAATGCGGCGCCACCAAGATGCGGTGCTCCCGGATCATCTGCGGGAACACGAAGAACGACGCGAGCCAGTCGGAGAACTCGATGGTCCACATCATCCCGACGCCGCGCACTTCCTTGATGATGTTCGGGAACCGCTGCGCCACCGCCCGGAGCTCCGCGCCGAGGACTTCACCGCCGCGCGCCGCCTGGCCCGCGAGATCCTCCTCGACGATGACGTTCACCGCCGCCAAGCCCGCCGCGCACGCCATCTCGCCGCCGCCGAAGGTGCTGGTGTTGAAGATGAGCCGCTTGCTGATGGCGTCGGCCACCCGCTCGGAGTACAGGGTCGCGCCCAGCGGCATCACGCCGCCCGAGAGGACCTTGCCCATGCAGATGATGTCCGGCGCGACGCCCGGGTGGTGGTCGATCCCCCACAGCTTGCCCGTGCGCCCGAGGCCCGTCTGCACCTCGTCGTCGATGAAGATGGCGCCCGTGCGATCGCAGCGCTCGCGCAGCGCCGCGAAGTAGCCGGGCGGCGCCATTTTGGAGCCGAGGCCCGCGTGCACCGGCTCGATGATGATGCCCGCCGTCTTCTCGGTGATGGCGTCGAGCGCCGACACGTCGCCGAACGGGATGAAGCGAACGCCCGGGAGCAGCGGCTCGATGCCCTCGCGGAAGTGGCGCATGCCGCTGACGGCGACCGCGCCCACCGTGACCCCGTGGTACGACTCGACGGTGCTGATGATCTCCTGGCGCCCGGTGGTGAACTTGGCGCACTTGAGGGCGACGTCGACCGCCTCCGAGCCGCTGTTCGAGAAGAACACGTTCTTGACGCTGCGCTGCGGGGCGATCTCGATCAAGCGGGCGGCCAGGTCGGACTGCGGCTTATTGAAGAAGTACCTGGCGTTCATCGGCATGCGGTCGAGCTGATCGCGCACCGCTTGGACCACCTTGGGGTGACGATGCCCGATGCCGAAGACGCCCATGAAGGACAGCGCGTCGTACCAGGTCTGGCCGCGCATATCGCGGACCTCGTTCCCGTGTGCCTCCCACTCCACCACGTCGCCCAGGGTGGCCTGCATGTAAAAGCCGAGACCCGGATCGACGTGTTCTTGATAACGCTGCACCGTTTGCTCGATAGTGCGCTCGATTTCTTCGTTCTCCATTGCCTCTCCGTTTGCCCTGTCTAAGTCATTTTTCACCAGGCACCGCGGTGGCGGCGCACAGGCGTACCATCATCTCGAGTGTCTTCAACGTCGTGCCATCGGGGTGGCCTCGCAAGGCCGAATACAAATGCTCCAGTGTTTCGTCGCGGTATCGATCGGCGATCTCGCGACATGCCGAAAACACCTCGGCGTTCGCGAGCTCGGACGTGACCTCGCCCACCTCGGCCTCCGTGAGGAGCGGAGAGCCCTTCGGTGCCGCGATCAAGGCCTTGAGACGCGACGAGGCGCGCTCCATGCCGATGACCAAGGGCAGCGACGGTTTTCGCAGCTCGATAT contains these protein-coding regions:
- a CDS encoding flippase-like domain-containing protein, which produces MRVRDVAQRVLPWVVSVGVCVALLWPFRDEGGRAVLASAVGRASPWTFPIIVLSAAAAWITDSWTTTVTFRRFGTDISFREACLTRGATYLFDAITPVLGQAALGVMMFRRGTPLARTVQVILLMTVVFMIQLVAVAGLGLLLGQSEVSNLSGRVVMLTLLGAGVYLVLVAVKPPFVARRRAFAQLFEIGVGGHAFAFAARTPNMVAMFAGQMATLYCFGIAVPFAPLLVYIPAIVVVTGAPISVQGIGPAQLAQVAFFAGHVGGDPRVAEATVIAWGLTTTVGHALVWFLIGVGCAFTRTGRTLFAATKSVLRERAQLAAIAAPESE
- a CDS encoding radical SAM protein, producing MEKHGDGYFKRAVNNQWLTLAGLMIGRSSEGVLRAIPIHPVYSSIMVTQNCNYKCVMCSFWHRHTPNELETAEIQRVTRELRELGIAQVNFTGGEPLLRSDLAEIVRQTAKNGFVMIQVTTNASLADKERLTELLEAGVGRVAISCDGVGTNHETQRGVPGAWKKNIAALDALRELRSTRFPKLEIELAMVASRHSAGDLGKILALCEEYRAVVHLQFLDNVQYFTGDADYDGDKLAPPDIDGLIDEVHHHLQHSAGIDPLLTHEGVEYIRRYLKREDPSIDRPRVSCGVGYAMVYIDSLGNVYPGCFAVSPIGNVREAPLSKIVNSERHRTLARDMFNMNCPTCPNGYAWGVFTNPRAIVREAKERAVRRLRTLAG
- a CDS encoding aminotransferase class III-fold pyridoxal phosphate-dependent enzyme, which encodes MNHEQISRIYDAHYNPTLALLFDMAKCPVESRSHGTRVYDDRGQEFLDFACGYGVFSIGHTNPRVQAVMLRQLDKLATAPQLAIHEAAAELSTKLGKLLPGDLKRLFLCGSGSEAVEIALRIASLRNPKRTRFVAVHHGFHGKTVGAMGVTGQDYLRKPFEPIWADVRFVPYGDVGAMKEAIGDGAAAVLLEPVLGGGFITTPPRGYLAEVREMCSRTGTVFVCDEVQTGFGRTGKMFAFQHDDIVPDVLILSKGFTGGHVSMAAAVVRDSIANEVAELSAADPLLYMSDTGGSPLACAVASEALSVILDEGLVQRAAEIGPYLQQRLAQASRAYPKLGLGAPGIGLMTGIQLRNNMVENAVWLQMLKRRVVTGLSTNPMTPRPVMRFFPPLIVTREEIDRAGDALDDSLKELDRVPGLALDLANQAAKVQFHLPKPLLRGILKSLS
- a CDS encoding aspartate aminotransferase family protein, with the translated sequence MLDDVREAYSTGMPPQLARGLLALDAEVAVSARGATVQTKSGRELVDLASGGFGFGHPRILEAVKEQVRKMPLSSRVFYSVPLARLLERIAQVTPGDLAVSFFGNAGAEAVEGALKLVKGYHRKRTRVVSAIGGYHGATTGALAVSGIEKLRYPMRDPARRPVQASWVPFGDVGAMERAVDESVAAVILEPVQLATEVAVPPAGYLRAVRRRCTDVGALLIADETITGLGPTGKMFGVDHDGVVPDIMVLAGVLGGGMLSIGGYVTTRAINDKVYDKRDPLLHANTTGGNPTACTAALTTLEIIEQEGLAGKAAILGQKLQRHLTSLAERYPGVVTRARGQGLFGSITLAGGTETARALQRAALARGVMVRVFAPDPSVNAGHVAVRAPLTVSESELQTGLAALDAALDAVLNEKAPMNGVGAGVQL
- a CDS encoding UbiA prenyltransferase family protein, translated to MSSPLVNGPLVHESRPGPGQWARSWFDLVRIYNVPIPLCGMLAGAYAAPVEPTLRFLVVIFAAIVGSASTQSFNDYEDRASDATHAPFRPIPSGKLKSSSVLFGGHLLAVILAVVSLALEPMAVLPVFGAFALTRKYSALKKHTVLHHLMMPGALALTPLYGSLIVHGQVLPLAWISAAGIFLGDINMNVVGSFKDLWETSEQERVLPVVIGPKPAIAVALVCGVAGMAVQAGSVVIGWAHAGALIPLVPACALTIWSRLRLYEEPSAKVGYSALQAGRIAECLSFPALIAGVVRVDHALAIILCLMLLALYTQTIIPENILPDKASALLDDGQTNVQSVKS
- a CDS encoding SCP2 sterol-binding domain-containing protein, with the translated sequence MESSTFAFPSLEWAQELANRLNARTDYRDSSENWKGTLVMSIMAEPGQLASDVNIALDPTGGTIKDVHLTDEAGKKQATFTLLGKYPVWKDILAGKYDILTAVMMGKIKLRGHLFRLMLQLKTPEIILKEMRGMPSRFADAESAH
- a CDS encoding aminotransferase class III-fold pyridoxal phosphate-dependent enzyme produces the protein MENEEIERTIEQTVQRYQEHVDPGLGFYMQATLGDVVEWEAHGNEVRDMRGQTWYDALSFMGVFGIGHRHPKVVQAVRDQLDRMPMNARYFFNKPQSDLAARLIEIAPQRSVKNVFFSNSGSEAVDVALKCAKFTTGRQEIISTVESYHGVTVGAVAVSGMRHFREGIEPLLPGVRFIPFGDVSALDAITEKTAGIIIEPVHAGLGSKMAPPGYFAALRERCDRTGAIFIDDEVQTGLGRTGKLWGIDHHPGVAPDIICMGKVLSGGVMPLGATLYSERVADAISKRLIFNTSTFGGGEMACAAGLAAVNVIVEEDLAGQAARGGEVLGAELRAVAQRFPNIIKEVRGVGMMWTIEFSDWLASFFVFPQMIREHRILVAPHLNRIDMIRISPALNARHEDLVRVGQALGASLASYRELDASSREAYEYAFKQALKNSVEKSQLEESGFVQ